A stretch of Blautia liquoris DNA encodes these proteins:
- a CDS encoding ABC transporter substrate-binding protein, whose amino-acid sequence MKNYKKVISVLLAGTMMFSLAACGGKKDNNSSSANSSSQDASTAENGKVDKDGYIVKAKNTDSKSKDNDLVIAIEGSVSSMDPANIPDTNAISATRGVYENLVKFDENNEIAGQLAKDWEISDDSLTYTFHLNEGIKFHDGTDFDSEAVKANYDRVVDKNNDLRQRRTFIVTNDDGSEEPRVASVETPDPNTVIFKLTKPWSPFINRLTQFCIISPAALAQYGNDIMNHPVGTGPYTFVEWEEGDHTTLKRNDNYWGDKPGVDTVTIKEAPEAGTRTAMLQTGEADFVYPMPVDQIKAVEGTDDLSVKASDSNIMRYVTLNMDQPELKDLKVRKAMNLAIDKNAYVQLMYSGYGKPASSVVPESISGYVEQPAYKYDLNEAKALMKEAGYEDGFKLTLWGDNTTQEIKGMTFIKQQLQQIGIEVDVMPMEPATINDKIYVDKEESKINMWYVNWSASDFTMDGSLRSLLYSTMCPPVSANTAYYNNKDFDKDLDEGLSNADPEDQKKIYADAQERAWKDCPWLFLGNDQVIFAEKSYLSGVYVSPDGAFNFADAKLAQ is encoded by the coding sequence CCGCATGCGGCGGAAAGAAGGACAACAACAGTTCATCTGCCAACAGCAGCAGCCAAGATGCAAGTACAGCTGAAAATGGAAAAGTGGACAAGGATGGATACATCGTTAAAGCTAAGAATACAGACTCAAAATCAAAAGACAATGATCTTGTGATTGCAATTGAGGGAAGTGTAAGTTCAATGGATCCCGCAAATATTCCGGATACGAATGCGATATCGGCTACCCGGGGTGTCTATGAGAACCTTGTAAAGTTTGACGAGAACAATGAAATTGCAGGGCAGCTCGCAAAGGATTGGGAGATTTCAGATGATTCTTTGACCTACACCTTTCATCTGAATGAAGGAATCAAATTCCATGATGGAACCGATTTTGACTCAGAGGCAGTCAAGGCAAATTATGACAGGGTTGTGGATAAGAACAACGATCTGAGGCAGAGGAGAACTTTTATCGTGACAAATGATGACGGTTCTGAGGAACCACGAGTTGCCAGTGTTGAGACCCCGGATCCGAATACCGTTATCTTTAAACTGACAAAACCATGGAGTCCGTTCATCAATCGCCTGACCCAGTTTTGTATTATCAGCCCAGCTGCACTTGCACAGTATGGGAATGACATCATGAATCATCCGGTTGGGACAGGCCCTTACACCTTTGTTGAATGGGAAGAGGGAGATCATACAACCTTGAAACGTAATGATAATTACTGGGGTGATAAACCAGGTGTAGATACAGTCACGATCAAGGAGGCACCAGAGGCAGGAACCCGTACTGCAATGCTGCAGACAGGAGAAGCTGATTTTGTATATCCGATGCCGGTGGATCAGATTAAGGCTGTGGAAGGCACAGATGATCTGAGTGTAAAAGCATCTGATTCCAATATTATGAGATATGTGACATTGAACATGGATCAGCCGGAACTGAAAGACCTCAAAGTCCGCAAAGCTATGAATCTTGCAATCGACAAGAATGCATATGTTCAGCTGATGTATTCCGGTTATGGAAAACCAGCCTCATCTGTGGTTCCTGAGAGCATCAGCGGCTACGTTGAGCAGCCGGCTTATAAATATGATCTGAATGAGGCGAAAGCACTGATGAAAGAAGCTGGATACGAGGACGGATTTAAGCTGACGTTATGGGGTGATAATACCACACAGGAAATCAAAGGTATGACTTTTATTAAACAGCAGCTTCAGCAGATTGGAATAGAAGTGGATGTTATGCCGATGGAACCGGCAACTATTAACGACAAAATTTATGTAGACAAAGAGGAATCGAAAATCAATATGTGGTATGTCAACTGGTCAGCATCTGATTTCACAATGGATGGCTCTCTGCGTTCACTGCTTTACAGCACCATGTGTCCGCCGGTAAGTGCGAATACGGCATATTACAACAACAAGGATTTTGATAAAGATCTGGATGAAGGTCTTTCGAATGCTGATCCCGAAGATCAGAAAAAGATCTATGCAGATGCGCAGGAGCGTGCATGGAAGGACTGCCCATGGTTATTCCTGGGAAATGATCAGGTTATCTTTGCTGAAAAATCATATTTGTCAGGGGTCTATGTTTCACCGGACGGAGCTTTTAATTTTGCTGATGCAAAACTCGCTCAGTAA